A DNA window from Caldilineales bacterium contains the following coding sequences:
- a CDS encoding insulinase family protein: MTTQHGFELLAERALPELNTTAWRFRHLRTGAEVLSLVNDDENKAFGVTFRTLPPDSTGVAHILEHAVLCGSRRYPLKEPFKELLQGSLKTFLNALTYPDRTTYPIASQNRQDFYNLIEVYLDAVFYPLLNRFSFIQEGWRHEVDDAGRLGYTGVVFNEMKGVYSSPDDLLETAILRRLFPDNVYGLDSGGDPAHIPDLTHEQLLAFHRRHYHPSNALFFFHGDDPAPARLQLLDRWLADFDRQPASAAVSGHPRFSAPRRQRQPYIPGDDAKTFVTVNWALTEVQDPALDLALGILGHILIGAPASPLYKALIDSGLGEDLTGLGLMSELRQTVFSTGLKGVAAGADEDAVESLILDTLQSLVTDGLDPRTIAASLNTVEFRLRENNTGGFPRGLAVMLRGLTTWLYGGDPLAPIAFETPLQTVKAAYAADPRFFESLIQTHLLDNPHRLTLALYPDPDLEDRQLAAEAERLTNERARLTADPLADPLTAIRAENEELRRHQETPDPPQALATIPRLSLADLDRQNKLIPLAELDHLGSPIFYHDLFTNGVVYVDAGLNLRTLPAAYLPYVAVFGRILLETGTGAEDFVSLSQRIGSQTGGIYPTRFVGAHRHDRRPVAWLFLRGKATVAQTGALCDIFGDVLAGARLDNRERIRQIVLEEKAGQESGLLSAGHAVVLSRMGAQLGLADWVAEQMGGVSYLLFLRRLAAEIDSDWPAVYERLQAMRSLLVGRNTMLWNVTVDDKNWATVQPRLQALIERLPAPPANRNEWSFWSNPHGEGLTIPAAVNFVGKGANLYDLGYKLHGSVFVLLNLLNTGWLWERVRMQGGAYGVFANFDQRSGAFRFVSYRDPNLQATLDAYDRSAEFVAGLELGEDELTRAIIGVIGQIDAHMLPDAKGWASMQRHLLGETDALRQQLRQQILGATNADLRVFAEVLRRFDAAAGVVVLGAEAAMTASGLPLEMVKVL; encoded by the coding sequence ATGACCACCCAACACGGCTTCGAACTGCTGGCCGAGCGGGCCCTTCCCGAACTCAACACCACCGCCTGGCGCTTCCGCCACCTCCGCACCGGCGCCGAAGTGCTATCGCTGGTCAATGACGACGAAAACAAAGCCTTCGGCGTCACCTTTCGCACCCTGCCGCCCGACTCCACCGGCGTCGCCCACATCCTCGAACACGCCGTCCTCTGCGGCTCGCGGCGCTATCCGCTCAAAGAACCGTTCAAAGAGCTGCTGCAAGGCTCGCTCAAGACCTTTCTCAACGCCCTCACCTATCCCGACCGCACCACCTACCCCATCGCCAGCCAGAACCGGCAAGATTTCTACAACCTGATCGAGGTCTATCTCGACGCCGTCTTCTACCCCTTGCTCAACCGCTTCAGTTTCATCCAGGAGGGCTGGCGTCACGAGGTCGATGACGCCGGCCGCCTTGGCTACACTGGCGTCGTCTTCAACGAGATGAAGGGCGTCTATAGCTCGCCCGACGACCTGCTCGAAACCGCCATCCTCCGCCGCCTCTTCCCCGACAATGTCTATGGCCTCGATAGCGGCGGCGACCCGGCCCACATCCCCGACCTGACCCACGAACAGCTTCTGGCCTTTCATCGCCGCCACTACCACCCCTCCAACGCCCTCTTCTTCTTCCACGGCGACGACCCCGCCCCGGCCCGCCTTCAGCTCCTCGACCGCTGGCTGGCCGATTTCGACCGCCAACCCGCCTCCGCAGCCGTCAGCGGCCACCCGCGCTTTTCTGCGCCCCGCCGCCAGCGCCAGCCCTACATCCCCGGCGATGATGCCAAGACCTTTGTCACCGTCAACTGGGCGCTGACCGAGGTTCAGGACCCCGCCCTCGACCTGGCCCTCGGCATCCTCGGCCACATCCTCATCGGCGCGCCCGCCTCGCCGCTCTACAAAGCCCTGATCGATTCCGGCCTGGGCGAGGACCTGACCGGGCTGGGGTTGATGAGCGAACTGCGGCAGACGGTCTTCTCCACCGGCTTGAAGGGCGTGGCAGCCGGGGCGGATGAAGACGCCGTCGAGAGCCTCATCCTCGACACCCTGCAAAGCCTGGTCACAGACGGTCTCGACCCGCGCACCATCGCCGCCTCGTTGAACACGGTCGAGTTCCGGCTGCGCGAGAACAACACCGGCGGCTTCCCGCGCGGATTGGCCGTGATGTTGCGCGGCCTGACCACCTGGCTCTATGGCGGCGACCCCCTGGCCCCCATCGCCTTCGAGACGCCCTTGCAGACGGTGAAAGCCGCCTACGCCGCCGACCCCCGCTTTTTCGAGAGCCTGATCCAGACTCACCTGCTGGATAACCCTCATCGCCTCACGCTCGCCCTCTATCCTGACCCCGACCTGGAAGACCGCCAACTGGCCGCCGAAGCCGAACGCCTGACTAACGAGCGCGCCCGACTGACTGCCGACCCCCTGGCCGACCCCCTGACCGCCATCCGGGCCGAAAACGAGGAACTGCGCCGCCACCAGGAGACGCCCGACCCGCCCCAGGCGCTGGCCACCATCCCCCGCCTCTCGTTGGCCGACCTCGACCGCCAGAACAAGCTCATCCCCCTGGCCGAGCTCGACCACCTGGGCAGCCCCATCTTCTATCACGATCTGTTCACCAATGGCGTCGTCTATGTGGATGCGGGCCTCAACCTGCGCACCCTGCCCGCCGCCTATCTGCCCTATGTGGCCGTCTTCGGTCGCATCCTGCTGGAGACGGGGACCGGCGCCGAGGACTTCGTCAGCCTCTCGCAGCGCATCGGCAGCCAGACCGGCGGCATCTATCCCACCCGCTTTGTGGGCGCCCACCGCCATGACCGCCGCCCCGTCGCCTGGCTGTTCCTGCGCGGCAAGGCCACCGTCGCCCAAACCGGGGCCTTGTGCGACATCTTTGGCGACGTGCTTGCCGGCGCCCGCCTGGACAACCGCGAGCGCATCCGCCAAATCGTGTTGGAAGAAAAGGCCGGACAGGAGAGCGGTCTGCTGTCGGCGGGCCATGCCGTCGTCCTCAGCCGGATGGGGGCGCAGCTGGGGCTGGCCGATTGGGTGGCCGAGCAGATGGGCGGGGTCAGTTATCTGTTGTTCCTGCGCCGGTTGGCGGCTGAGATCGATTCCGACTGGCCGGCCGTGTACGAGCGGCTGCAAGCCATGCGTTCGCTCCTGGTCGGGCGCAACACCATGCTGTGGAACGTCACCGTCGATGACAAGAATTGGGCAACGGTGCAGCCCCGGCTGCAGGCCCTGATCGAGCGGCTGCCTGCCCCGCCCGCCAACCGCAACGAATGGTCTTTCTGGTCCAACCCGCATGGCGAGGGGCTGACCATCCCGGCGGCGGTCAATTTCGTGGGCAAAGGCGCCAATCTGTACGATTTGGGCTACAAGCTGCACGGTTCGGTCTTCGTCCTGCTCAACCTGCTCAACACCGGCTGGCTGTGGGAGCGGGTGCGGATGCAGGGCGGCGCTTATGGCGTCTTCGCCAATTTCGACCAGCGTTCGGGCGCCTTCCGCTTCGTCTCCTATCGCGACCCCAACCTGCAGGCCACGCTCGATGCCTATGACCGCTCGGCCGAGTTCGTGGCCGGGCTGGAGCTGGGCGAGGACGAGCTGACGCGTGCCATCATCGGCGTCATCGGCCAGATCGACGCCCACATGCTGCCCGACGCCAAAGGCTGGGCTTCGATGCAGCGGCATCTGTTGGGCGAGACCGACGCCCTCCGCCAGCAGCTGCGCCAACAAATCCTGGGCGCCACCAACGCCGACTTGCGCGTCTTCGCCGAGGTGCTCCGCCGCTTCGACGCCGCTGCCGGCGTCGTCGTCCTCGGCGCCGAAGCTGCCATGACTGCCAGCGGCCTGCCCCTCGAAATGGTCAAAGTGCTTTGA
- a CDS encoding M3 family oligoendopeptidase, with translation MPTASYSQTAWSLAGLFPSADGPEIEAAFTDLSAKVDVFEAERQHLTPAIDPADFRAVVRQLEAIHQMAYRLSSYAGLWFAADTQNQAAQSLRARVDQFMAEVRNRTLFFSLWWKALTDEAAERLLAGDVGDWRYWLEEMRHFRPHTLTEPEEKIINIKDVTGVSALQALYDSITNRYVFRLEVDGQVKEMTRGELMVNVRSPRPEVREAAYREQFRVYGQDGPILGQMYQTLVRDWRNENVDLRRFRSPIAVRNLNNDIPDDVVDSLLDVAKANASVFQRFFRLKAKLHGVERLRRYDIYAPFTAAEKSYSYEQAVDMVLDSFARFEPRIAQLAARVFDEGRIDSEVRKGKRSGAFCWSVTPQLTPWVLANYQGRANDVSTLAHELGHAIHTMLASHHSVFTFHASLPLAETASTFGEMLLVDRLLHDEPDEAVRRDLLFQQIDDAYATIQRQAFFALFERQAHEMVQANAAVDEISAAYLQTLRDQFGDAVEVADEFKWEWVAIPHIFHSPFYVYAYAFGQLLVLSLYRRYQSEGDAFKPKYLDILAAGGSDAPARILAAAGIDIHSREFWQGGFDIIAERVGQLEQAAIATSGHH, from the coding sequence ATGCCCACCGCATCCTATTCACAAACGGCCTGGAGTCTGGCCGGCCTTTTTCCCTCAGCCGATGGCCCCGAGATCGAGGCCGCCTTCACGGATCTGAGCGCCAAAGTCGATGTCTTCGAGGCCGAGCGCCAGCACCTGACCCCCGCTATCGACCCCGCCGACTTTCGGGCAGTCGTTCGCCAACTCGAGGCCATCCATCAGATGGCCTACCGGCTTTCTTCTTATGCCGGTCTGTGGTTCGCCGCCGACACCCAAAATCAGGCGGCGCAGAGCCTGCGGGCGCGCGTCGATCAGTTCATGGCCGAGGTGCGCAACCGCACGCTGTTCTTCAGCCTGTGGTGGAAGGCGCTGACCGACGAGGCCGCCGAACGCTTGCTGGCGGGCGATGTCGGCGATTGGCGCTACTGGCTGGAGGAGATGCGGCATTTCAGGCCGCACACCCTGACCGAGCCGGAAGAGAAGATCATCAATATCAAGGATGTGACCGGCGTTTCGGCCTTGCAGGCCCTGTACGATTCCATCACCAACCGTTATGTCTTCAGGCTGGAGGTGGACGGGCAGGTGAAGGAGATGACGCGCGGGGAGCTGATGGTGAATGTGCGCAGCCCCAGGCCGGAGGTGCGGGAAGCCGCCTATCGCGAGCAGTTCCGGGTCTATGGCCAGGATGGGCCGATCTTGGGGCAGATGTATCAGACCCTGGTGCGCGACTGGCGCAACGAGAATGTGGATCTGCGCCGGTTCCGCAGCCCCATCGCCGTCCGCAACCTGAACAATGACATCCCCGACGATGTGGTGGACTCACTGCTGGATGTGGCGAAGGCCAACGCCTCGGTTTTCCAGCGTTTCTTTCGGCTCAAGGCCAAACTGCACGGGGTGGAACGGCTGCGTCGCTACGACATCTACGCGCCCTTCACCGCCGCCGAAAAGAGCTACAGCTACGAACAGGCGGTGGACATGGTGCTGGATTCTTTCGCGCGCTTCGAGCCGCGGATCGCCCAGCTGGCCGCACGCGTCTTCGACGAAGGCCGCATCGATTCTGAGGTGCGCAAGGGCAAGCGCTCGGGCGCTTTCTGCTGGTCGGTCACGCCGCAGCTGACGCCGTGGGTGCTGGCCAACTATCAGGGCCGGGCCAACGATGTCTCGACGCTGGCCCACGAGCTTGGCCATGCCATCCACACCATGCTGGCCAGCCATCACAGCGTCTTCACCTTCCATGCCTCGCTGCCTCTGGCCGAGACGGCCTCGACCTTTGGCGAGATGTTGCTGGTGGACCGGCTGCTGCACGATGAGCCCGACGAGGCCGTGCGCCGCGACCTGCTCTTTCAACAGATCGATGACGCCTATGCCACCATCCAGCGCCAGGCGTTTTTCGCCTTGTTCGAGCGCCAGGCCCACGAGATGGTGCAGGCCAACGCCGCGGTGGACGAGATCTCAGCCGCCTATCTGCAAACCTTGCGCGACCAGTTTGGCGACGCCGTAGAGGTGGCGGACGAGTTCAAATGGGAGTGGGTGGCTATCCCCCACATTTTCCATAGCCCGTTCTATGTCTATGCCTACGCCTTCGGCCAACTGCTGGTTCTGTCGCTCTATCGCCGCTATCAGAGCGAAGGCGACGCCTTCAAGCCGAAGTATCTGGACATCCTCGCCGCTGGCGGTTCGGACGCCCCCGCCCGCATCCTGGCCGCGGCCGGGATCGACATCCACAGCCGGGAGTTCTGGCAGGGCGGCTTCGACATCATCGCCGAGCGGGTCGGCCAACTCGAACAGGCGGCAATCGCAACCTCCGGCCACCACTGA
- a CDS encoding MBL fold metallo-hydrolase, translating to MVDVIDLGFQGQAEVIASYVVRGPGGAALVETGPGSTLPQLEAGLARLGLGWEDIGDVLLTHIHLDHAGAAGWIARRSGARVHVHHLGAPHLADPSRLLASAQRIYGDLMAPLWGEFLAVPAEQLHILHDNDVIEAAGRRFIALDTPGHAYHHMAYLSEGLCFTGDVAGVCLPGFRHIRLPTPPPEFDLPAWKASLARLKALKPDRLLLTHFGPVAAEVQAHLQGVEARLDEVTAFIAGRWRVGATQAEMVRDYADWVAQQAAAEGCDPATVHRYEVVVPSFMEITGLVRYLTKAAG from the coding sequence ATGGTCGATGTCATCGATCTCGGCTTCCAGGGCCAGGCGGAAGTCATCGCCAGCTATGTGGTGCGGGGGCCGGGCGGCGCCGCCCTGGTCGAGACTGGCCCCGGTTCGACCCTGCCGCAGCTCGAGGCCGGTCTGGCCCGGCTAGGGCTGGGATGGGAAGATATCGGCGATGTGCTGCTGACGCACATCCACCTGGATCACGCCGGCGCGGCCGGGTGGATCGCCCGCCGGTCGGGCGCACGGGTGCATGTCCACCACCTCGGCGCGCCGCATCTGGCCGACCCCTCCCGGCTGCTGGCCTCGGCCCAGCGCATCTACGGCGACCTGATGGCCCCGCTTTGGGGTGAATTCCTGGCCGTCCCCGCCGAACAACTGCACATCCTGCACGACAACGATGTGATCGAGGCCGCCGGCCGTCGCTTCATCGCCCTGGATACGCCCGGACACGCCTATCACCACATGGCCTACCTGAGCGAGGGCTTGTGTTTCACCGGCGATGTGGCGGGCGTGTGTTTGCCGGGGTTCCGACACATCCGCCTGCCCACGCCGCCGCCCGAATTCGACCTGCCGGCCTGGAAAGCCAGCCTGGCCCGGCTGAAGGCGCTGAAACCCGACCGGCTGCTGCTCACGCATTTCGGGCCAGTGGCGGCCGAGGTGCAGGCCCATCTGCAAGGTGTGGAGGCGCGGCTGGACGAGGTGACGGCTTTCATTGCCGGCCGCTGGCGGGTGGGCGCAACACAGGCAGAGATGGTGAGAGACTACGCCGACTGGGTGGCGCAGCAGGCCGCCGCCGAGGGCTGCGACCCGGCTACGGTGCATCGTTACGAGGTGGTGGTGCCGTCGTTCATGGAGATCACGGGGTTGGTGCGGTATTTGACGAAGGCGGCGGGGTAA
- a CDS encoding O-methyltransferase codes for MPLEQQSTQVQSYLEGLVPQRPAEMMAMEAHAGAINFPIIGPTAGYLCYQLARMIGARRVFELGSGFGYSTAWFARAVQENLAGTQDEGVVHHVVWDEALSRQARGHLAALGYSDIVRYHVGEAVAALSHTPGPFDLIFNDIDKQAYPASLPVIAAKLRPGGLLIVDNMLWSGRIFDAGDHSPATAGVRELTRLLTEDGGWISTLLPIRDGLLVAIRVGASGG; via the coding sequence ATGCCCCTCGAACAACAATCCACCCAGGTTCAGTCGTATCTCGAGGGCCTGGTCCCCCAGCGCCCGGCCGAGATGATGGCGATGGAAGCGCACGCCGGCGCCATCAACTTCCCCATCATCGGCCCCACCGCCGGCTATCTCTGCTACCAGCTGGCGCGGATGATCGGCGCCCGCCGGGTGTTCGAGCTTGGCTCCGGCTTTGGCTACTCCACCGCCTGGTTCGCCCGCGCCGTGCAAGAGAATTTGGCGGGGACGCAGGACGAAGGCGTCGTCCACCATGTGGTCTGGGATGAGGCGCTTTCGAGGCAGGCGCGCGGGCATCTGGCCGCGCTCGGTTACAGCGACATCGTCCGTTATCACGTGGGCGAGGCGGTGGCGGCGCTCAGCCACACGCCCGGCCCTTTCGATCTGATCTTCAACGACATCGACAAGCAGGCTTACCCCGCCTCGCTGCCCGTCATCGCCGCCAAACTCCGTCCCGGCGGCCTGCTGATCGTGGACAACATGCTGTGGAGCGGGCGCATCTTCGATGCCGGCGACCACAGCCCGGCCACCGCGGGCGTGCGGGAATTGACGCGGCTGCTGACCGAGGATGGCGGCTGGATCAGCACCCTCCTGCCGATCAGGGATGGGCTGTTGGTCGCGATCAGGGTGGGCGCTTCTGGCGGGTGA
- a CDS encoding ABC transporter ATP-binding protein/permease: MFHGGGWWGFVRDEDARPTISTSLLRRVWGYARPYWRWVGYVLAAIFLTSLLDAALPLLVRDLINRAVPQKDLSRLNVLALMLIALPLLGGLINVWQRQYSAKMGEGIIFDLRCALYGHLQRMSLRFFTTTKSGELISRLNNDVVGAQRAVTGTLIDLITNVITLTITLSIMLRLDWRLTLLASLVLPLFILPAQRIGRRLRTISRQQMKANAEMTSLMQETLNVSGALLVKLFGRGVDEGGRFAERAKTVRDLGIQQARVGRVFFVIVGLVAAVGTAAVYWVGGYLAIQGSFLIGDIVAFALYLPRLYGPLAALASARVDLATSLVSFERVFEVLDLPLEVSDAPGARPLPLVRGEVEFDHVSFSYLGEGEAVTLSSKDGESAGAVRPITDRRWALDDLSFTVRPGQLAALVGPSGAGKTTITYLLPRLYDPTQGAIRIDGQDLRQTTSASITDAIGMVTQETFLFHDTLRANLRYAKPDATDDELTAACRAANIHQLVASLPDGYDTIVGERGYRFSGGEKQRIAIARVILKNPRILVLDEATSSLDSESERLIQEALEPLMHQRTSIVIAHRLSTILAADVILVIDGGRLVEQGTHAELLARDGLYARLYNTQFRKQDE, from the coding sequence ATGTTCCACGGCGGCGGCTGGTGGGGCTTCGTCCGTGACGAAGACGCCCGCCCAACTATCAGCACATCCTTGCTCCGGCGCGTCTGGGGCTATGCCCGGCCCTATTGGCGCTGGGTGGGCTATGTCCTGGCTGCCATCTTTCTGACCAGCCTGCTCGACGCCGCCCTGCCGTTGCTGGTGCGCGACCTGATCAACCGGGCTGTACCCCAGAAGGACCTGTCGCGGCTGAATGTGCTCGCCCTGATGTTGATTGCCCTCCCGCTCCTGGGCGGGCTGATCAACGTCTGGCAGCGACAGTATTCGGCTAAGATGGGCGAGGGCATCATTTTCGATCTGCGCTGCGCCCTCTACGGCCATCTGCAGCGCATGAGCCTGCGTTTCTTCACCACCACCAAGTCGGGCGAGCTCATATCGCGGCTGAACAACGACGTGGTGGGGGCGCAGCGGGCGGTGACAGGCACGCTCATCGATCTGATCACCAATGTCATCACCCTGACGATCACGCTGTCGATCATGCTGCGGCTGGATTGGCGGCTGACTCTGTTGGCTTCGCTTGTCTTGCCGCTGTTCATCCTCCCTGCCCAACGCATCGGTCGCCGGCTGCGCACCATCAGCCGCCAGCAGATGAAGGCGAATGCCGAGATGACCTCGTTGATGCAAGAGACGCTGAATGTGAGCGGGGCCTTGTTGGTCAAACTGTTCGGGCGAGGTGTCGATGAGGGCGGCAGGTTCGCCGAGCGGGCGAAGACGGTGCGCGATCTCGGCATCCAGCAAGCGCGCGTGGGGCGGGTGTTTTTCGTCATCGTCGGCCTGGTGGCGGCCGTCGGCACAGCCGCCGTCTACTGGGTGGGCGGCTATCTCGCCATTCAGGGCAGCTTTCTCATCGGCGACATCGTCGCCTTTGCCCTCTATTTGCCCCGCTTGTATGGCCCCCTGGCCGCGCTGGCCAGCGCCCGCGTTGATCTGGCGACCTCGCTGGTCTCGTTCGAGCGTGTGTTCGAGGTCCTCGACTTGCCGCTGGAGGTGAGCGACGCGCCCGGCGCCCGGCCGCTGCCGTTGGTGCGGGGCGAGGTGGAGTTCGACCATGTCTCGTTCTCCTATCTCGGCGAAGGCGAGGCGGTGACGCTAAGCTCGAAGGATGGCGAGAGCGCCGGCGCGGTGCGACCGATCACCGACCGGCGGTGGGCGCTGGACGACCTCAGTTTCACGGTGCGGCCGGGCCAACTGGCGGCGCTGGTGGGGCCATCGGGCGCGGGCAAGACAACCATCACCTATCTGCTCCCCCGCCTCTACGACCCCACCCAGGGCGCCATCCGCATCGACGGCCAGGATCTGCGCCAGACGACGAGCGCATCGATCACGGACGCCATCGGCATGGTGACGCAAGAGACCTTCCTCTTCCACGACACCTTGCGCGCCAACCTGCGCTACGCCAAACCCGATGCCACTGACGATGAGCTGACCGCTGCCTGCCGGGCAGCCAATATCCACCAGCTTGTCGCCTCGCTGCCCGATGGTTACGATACTATCGTCGGTGAGCGCGGCTATCGTTTTTCGGGCGGCGAGAAGCAGCGCATCGCCATCGCCCGCGTCATCCTCAAGAACCCGCGCATCCTGGTGCTGGACGAGGCCACCTCCTCGCTCGATTCCGAGTCCGAACGGCTGATCCAGGAGGCGTTGGAGCCATTGATGCACCAACGCACGAGCATCGTCATTGCCCATCGCCTCTCCACCATCCTCGCCGCCGATGTCATCCTGGTCATCGACGGCGGCCGGCTGGTGGAGCAGGGCACGCACGCCGAACTGCTGGCTCGCGACGGCCTCTATGCCCGGCTGTACAACACGCAGTTTCGCAAGCAGGATGAGTGA
- a CDS encoding LysM peptidoglycan-binding domain-containing protein produces MRTHLFRPSPPLLALILAWLAVFGAGCGQIITRPTPVASLPASSTPPPTATPAPRPTATPAPYTPEPTATPTLTPTPIIHTIARGETLIAIAGRYGVSLADIQDLNGITDPRRLQVGQQLFIPAPAADAPTAATPTVASTPMPVELSAIHFGNSGTGGLWALGEVANPITVPLEGVRVGLSLLDGEGTPVAGGEALAQTEVITPGGSSPFGIYLDHPPAAFTSYVLQVLNAFPAHVGVYYLDLQTADVVGEGDRFQAYRVRGRVINTGPEDSVEVRLTVTLFDALDRVIGFARAEPEHNVIPRGGETTFDVQVIPLGGPVARVSVSAQGLRIPTPVAGGIQASATASPTPLP; encoded by the coding sequence ATGCGAACCCACCTTTTCCGTCCCTCGCCGCCTCTGCTGGCGCTGATCCTGGCCTGGTTGGCCGTTTTCGGCGCCGGCTGCGGCCAGATCATCACCCGCCCCACGCCCGTCGCCAGCCTGCCGGCCTCGTCCACACCGCCGCCGACCGCCACCCCCGCCCCCCGGCCCACCGCCACCCCCGCCCCCTACACCCCCGAACCGACCGCCACCCCCACCCTCACCCCCACACCCATCATCCACACCATCGCCCGCGGCGAGACCCTGATCGCCATCGCCGGCCGCTACGGGGTCAGCCTGGCCGACATCCAGGATCTGAACGGCATCACCGACCCCCGCCGCCTGCAAGTCGGCCAGCAACTGTTCATCCCCGCGCCGGCGGCAGATGCCCCCACCGCCGCGACGCCGACTGTGGCCAGCACCCCCATGCCGGTCGAACTGAGCGCCATCCACTTCGGCAACAGCGGCACGGGCGGGTTGTGGGCGCTGGGCGAGGTCGCCAACCCCATCACCGTGCCCCTGGAGGGCGTGCGGGTGGGCCTCAGCCTGCTGGATGGCGAGGGAACGCCGGTGGCCGGCGGCGAGGCCCTGGCCCAGACCGAAGTGATCACACCCGGCGGCAGCAGCCCCTTCGGCATCTATCTCGACCACCCGCCGGCTGCGTTTACCTCCTACGTGCTCCAGGTCCTCAACGCTTTCCCCGCCCACGTCGGCGTCTACTATCTCGACCTGCAGACGGCGGATGTGGTGGGCGAGGGCGACCGCTTCCAGGCCTACCGGGTGCGCGGGCGGGTGATCAACACCGGCCCTGAAGACAGCGTCGAAGTCCGCCTCACCGTCACCCTCTTCGACGCCCTCGACCGCGTGATCGGCTTCGCCCGCGCCGAGCCGGAACACAACGTCATCCCGCGCGGCGGTGAAACCACCTTCGACGTGCAAGTCATCCCCCTCGGCGGGCCGGTCGCCCGTGTGAGCGTCAGCGCCCAGGGCCTGCGCATCCCCACCCCAGTGGCCGGCGGCATCCAGGCGTCGGCCACAGCCAGCCCCACCCCTCTGCCATGA
- a CDS encoding 1-acyl-sn-glycerol-3-phosphate acyltransferase, with translation MKQPSPTPFAFYFVQRLVRLLMRLLTHVEVGGLEHLPDHGPAILAPNHVVWFDVVPVFAYTKIPIVTLAAEKWEHHWALGPLFRHFARAVFVQRGEVDRKALEACMTALRRGEVVGVAPEGTRSYTGVLGPGHDGLAWLAGRTNARIVPIAIWGHEDVFGHWKRLRRPRVHFHVGEPFVLPAEAAKARSRDLSAYTGQIMHHLAVMLPEERRGAYGEEHGGADG, from the coding sequence ATGAAGCAACCGTCTCCCACCCCCTTCGCCTTCTACTTCGTCCAACGTTTGGTGCGTTTGCTCATGCGCCTCCTCACGCACGTGGAGGTGGGTGGGTTGGAACATCTGCCCGACCACGGCCCGGCCATCCTGGCCCCCAATCATGTGGTCTGGTTCGATGTCGTCCCCGTCTTTGCCTACACCAAGATACCCATCGTCACCCTGGCAGCCGAAAAATGGGAGCATCACTGGGCGTTGGGGCCGCTCTTCCGACATTTCGCCCGCGCCGTCTTCGTCCAGCGCGGTGAGGTCGATCGCAAGGCGCTGGAAGCGTGCATGACGGCGCTGCGCCGGGGCGAGGTCGTGGGCGTGGCGCCGGAGGGGACGCGCTCGTACACGGGCGTGCTTGGCCCCGGCCATGATGGCCTCGCCTGGCTGGCCGGCCGCACCAATGCCCGGATTGTGCCGATCGCGATCTGGGGGCACGAGGATGTCTTCGGGCACTGGAAACGGCTCCGCCGCCCGCGCGTCCATTTCCATGTCGGCGAGCCGTTCGTCTTGCCCGCCGAGGCCGCCAAGGCCCGCAGCCGCGACCTGTCGGCCTATACCGGGCAGATCATGCACCACCTGGCCGTCATGCTGCCGGAGGAGAGGCGAGGAGCCTATGGTGAGGAGCACGGTGGGGCCGACGGCTGA
- the rsmA gene encoding 16S rRNA (adenine(1518)-N(6)/adenine(1519)-N(6))-dimethyltransferase RsmA produces the protein MMPDTLLPQLRSQGLAPRKGLGQHYLTDANILAAIVAAAELPPEAVVIEVGPGPGTLTAALLPRVGRLIAIELDDHLAPMLADHFRHWPGFHLLHADALAISPGQALEATGGPAPYFLVANLPYYITSPLLRHFLEADQPPARAVVTVQLDVAQRIIAQPPEMSVLAVAVQVYTRPTLVRRLPPGAFVPPPKVTSAVLRLDPHPQPLVSTGQRQAFFELVRAGFGQKRKTLRNSLAAGLGLPAGEAEAALLAAGLSPQQRAQELAIADWLRLLAAVQGAGGPKRGGR, from the coding sequence ATGATGCCGGACACCTTGTTGCCGCAGCTACGCTCCCAGGGCCTGGCCCCGCGCAAGGGCCTGGGCCAGCACTACCTGACCGACGCCAATATCCTCGCCGCCATCGTCGCCGCCGCCGAACTGCCGCCGGAGGCCGTGGTGATCGAGGTGGGGCCGGGACCGGGGACGCTGACGGCGGCGCTGCTGCCGCGGGTGGGGCGGTTGATCGCCATCGAACTGGACGACCACCTGGCGCCGATGCTGGCCGATCACTTCCGCCACTGGCCGGGCTTCCATTTGCTCCATGCCGACGCCCTGGCCATCAGCCCCGGCCAGGCGCTAGAGGCCACCGGCGGGCCGGCTCCCTACTTCCTGGTTGCCAACCTGCCCTATTACATCACCTCGCCCCTGCTCCGGCATTTCCTGGAAGCCGACCAGCCGCCCGCCCGCGCGGTGGTGACGGTGCAACTGGATGTGGCGCAGCGCATCATCGCCCAGCCGCCGGAGATGAGCGTGCTGGCGGTAGCCGTACAGGTCTATACTCGCCCGACCCTCGTCCGTCGCCTGCCGCCGGGCGCCTTCGTCCCCCCGCCCAAAGTCACCTCCGCCGTGCTCCGGCTCGACCCCCATCCCCAACCTCTTGTCTCGACCGGGCAGCGGCAGGCTTTCTTCGAGCTGGTGCGCGCCGGCTTCGGGCAGAAACGCAAGACCTTGCGCAACAGCCTGGCCGCGGGCCTGGGCCTGCCGGCCGGCGAGGCCGAAGCAGCGCTGCTGGCTGCCGGGCTTTCGCCGCAGCAGCGGGCGCAGGAGCTTGCCATCGCCGATTGGCTGCGCTTGCTGGCGGCTGTTCAGGGTGCGGGCGGGCCGAAGCGGGGCGGCAGGTAG